Part of the Ruegeria sp. AD91A genome, AACTGAACGCTTTTGTCGGCGTGGCACGGACTGAAGCCGAAGGCGATGTCGAGATCGCGCTGTCGCGCATTCAGAATGACCTGTTCGATCTGGGGGCCGACCTCTGCCGACCTGACATGGAGAAAGATGCCGAGGCCGATTACCCGCCTCTGCGCATCGTGTCCGCCCAGATCGACCGACTGGAAGCCGAGATCGACGTAATGAACGAGACGCTGGAACCTCTGCGCAGCTTCATCCTGCCCGGTGGCTCGCGTCTGGCTGCACATCTGCATGTGTGCCGCACCGTTTCGCGCCGGGCCGAACGGCTTGCGGTCGAACTGACGAATATGGAGCCCGTCAACGACGTGGCGGTCAAATACCTCAACCGTCTCAGC contains:
- a CDS encoding cob(I)yrinic acid a,c-diamide adenosyltransferase, with protein sequence MVVLNKIYTRTGDDGKTALGNGERVAKYSGRVAAYGTVDELNAFVGVARTEAEGDVEIALSRIQNDLFDLGADLCRPDMEKDAEADYPPLRIVSAQIDRLEAEIDVMNETLEPLRSFILPGGSRLAAHLHVCRTVSRRAERLAVELTNMEPVNDVAVKYLNRLSDWFFVAARCANANGKDDVLWVPGANR